A genomic segment from Nodularia sphaerocarpa UHCC 0038 encodes:
- a CDS encoding HAD family hydrolase translates to MYSQPNFSVGHQPSLKPLSGASLSNIRLVATDMDGTLTTRGKFSATLLQALEDVAVAGMKVLIVTGRSAGWMSGLSNLLPIVGAIAENGGLFYPSGHDQPVSLTPILDLEAHRQSLAVAFAELKTKFPQIQESADNRFRITDWTFDVAALSPSELEILSHLCQDMGWGFTYSNVQCHIKPQGQDKAVGLLQVLREYFPEFSPEQVLTVGDSPNDESLFNQDYFSISVGVANVLKYANQLKHQPTYMTRAAEGEGFCELCSYLLPTG, encoded by the coding sequence ATGTACAGTCAGCCAAACTTTTCTGTTGGACATCAGCCCAGTCTCAAGCCACTGTCTGGGGCATCATTGAGCAATATTCGCTTAGTTGCCACAGATATGGATGGTACGCTCACTACAAGAGGCAAATTTTCGGCGACATTGCTGCAAGCTTTAGAAGATGTGGCGGTTGCTGGGATGAAAGTCTTAATTGTTACTGGTCGTTCGGCGGGGTGGATGAGTGGATTGAGTAATTTGTTGCCTATTGTGGGTGCGATCGCTGAAAATGGTGGTCTGTTCTATCCATCTGGGCATGATCAACCAGTAAGTTTAACACCGATTCTTGACTTAGAAGCTCATCGCCAGAGTTTAGCTGTGGCTTTTGCGGAATTAAAAACCAAATTTCCCCAAATCCAGGAATCAGCCGACAATCGTTTTCGGATCACGGATTGGACATTTGATGTGGCGGCTTTGAGTCCAAGTGAATTAGAAATACTGAGTCATCTTTGTCAGGATATGGGTTGGGGATTTACTTATAGTAATGTGCAGTGCCACATTAAACCCCAAGGGCAAGATAAGGCTGTAGGATTATTGCAAGTCTTGCGAGAATACTTCCCAGAATTTTCACCAGAACAAGTGCTTACCGTTGGTGATAGTCCCAATGACGAAAGCTTATTTAATCAAGATTATTTTTCTATATCTGTAGGTGTAGCGAATGTACTAAAATACGCAAATCAGTTGAAACATCAACCTACTTATATGACTAGGGCTGCGGAAGGTGAAGGTTTTTGCGAGTTATGTAGTTATCTTTTGCCAACGGGGTAA
- a CDS encoding GAF domain-containing protein: protein MSVHESSFGESADLIIGISNQEDYYLQPNSTAVGKLARKTETFSSFLAPLTQDTFKQVVVEVEQKLQIVHQTLSMLDSQGFETILQEMLHSITFKTGELLGADRTTIFLLDEEKQELWSTLAEGEGEACLEIRIPADKGIAGEVATFKKVINIPFDFYQDPRSVVAQKQDKKTGYRTYTMLALPLLNEQGKLVAVVQLLNKLKSSYNPDDPISERIDTGGFSKADEQLFQEFAPSIRLILESSRSFYMATQKQRALSALMKAIKSLSQSSLDLEDTLNRVMAEAKELMNADRSTLWLIDRDRHELWTKITQDNGSTRELRVPIGKGFAGMVAASGQKLNIPFDLYDHPDSDTAKQMDQQNGYRTCSLLCMPVFNADQELIGVTQLVNKKKSGDFPPYNPAIWPKAPECFQASFDRNDEEFMEAFNIQAGVALQNAQLFATVKQQEQMQRDILRSLSNGVISTDKAGLIITANESAKYLLGLEPEYRLEGKLITEAIAIKEGDFSKWYQDALQGNDIKITQQYYPDRTLVSDGVELHSINLSINTIADASDLQQVRGALVVMEDISDEKRLKSTMYRYMTQELAEELLKLDDAKLGGDRKEVTILFSDIRGYTTLTENLEAEEVVSMLNDYFESMVEAVFKHKGTLDKYIGDAIMAVFGSPLPLENHAWMAVQTSVEMRHRLIEFNHRRHAAGQPRIKIGIGINSDTVISGNIGSSKRMEFTAIGDGVNLGSRLESISKQYGCDIILSDNTFKPCQDQIWARELDYIRVKGRNEPVAIYELVGLRTDTVNSEKLQVIEYYQKGREYYLNRQFSYARAEFAKVLGVDNQDKAAMLHLLRCQHWLQSPPTDFEWDEGVWTFQEK, encoded by the coding sequence ATGTCAGTCCATGAAAGTAGTTTTGGGGAGAGCGCAGATTTAATTATTGGTATTAGTAACCAAGAAGATTACTACTTGCAACCAAATTCTACTGCTGTAGGTAAGTTGGCTAGAAAAACAGAAACTTTTTCCAGCTTTCTTGCGCCCTTGACTCAGGATACTTTTAAACAAGTTGTTGTAGAAGTGGAGCAAAAATTACAGATTGTTCATCAAACCCTCTCAATGTTGGATTCTCAAGGGTTTGAAACAATTCTCCAAGAAATGTTGCATTCCATTACCTTCAAAACAGGAGAGTTACTAGGAGCAGACCGGACAACGATATTCTTATTAGATGAAGAGAAACAAGAACTTTGGTCAACTTTAGCTGAGGGGGAAGGAGAAGCTTGTCTAGAAATTCGGATTCCAGCAGATAAAGGTATTGCTGGGGAAGTCGCTACTTTCAAGAAAGTCATCAATATTCCTTTTGATTTTTATCAAGATCCGCGTTCGGTAGTTGCTCAAAAACAAGATAAAAAAACCGGGTATCGTACCTACACAATGCTAGCGTTGCCACTATTGAATGAGCAAGGAAAATTAGTGGCGGTGGTACAATTACTGAATAAATTAAAATCGTCATATAATCCTGATGATCCCATATCAGAGCGGATTGATACTGGGGGCTTTAGCAAGGCTGACGAACAATTATTTCAAGAATTTGCTCCTTCAATTCGACTGATTTTAGAGTCGTCACGCTCGTTTTATATGGCGACTCAAAAACAAAGAGCATTATCGGCGTTAATGAAGGCGATTAAGTCTCTAAGTCAAAGTAGCCTGGATTTAGAAGATACTCTGAATCGGGTGATGGCTGAGGCTAAGGAACTGATGAATGCTGATCGCAGTACTCTGTGGCTGATAGATCGCGATCGCCATGAATTATGGACTAAAATTACTCAGGATAATGGTTCAACTAGGGAGTTGCGAGTCCCAATCGGTAAAGGCTTTGCTGGTATGGTAGCAGCATCTGGGCAAAAGCTGAATATTCCCTTTGATTTGTATGACCATCCTGACTCAGATACAGCCAAACAAATGGATCAGCAAAATGGCTATCGTACCTGTAGTTTACTATGTATGCCAGTATTTAACGCTGATCAGGAATTGATTGGGGTGACACAATTAGTCAATAAAAAGAAATCAGGGGATTTTCCGCCATATAATCCGGCGATTTGGCCTAAAGCACCTGAATGCTTCCAAGCTAGTTTTGACCGCAACGATGAAGAGTTTATGGAAGCTTTTAATATTCAAGCCGGTGTGGCGTTACAAAATGCTCAGTTGTTTGCCACAGTTAAGCAACAAGAACAAATGCAACGGGATATTTTGCGTAGTCTTTCTAATGGTGTAATTTCTACAGATAAAGCCGGGTTAATTATTACTGCCAATGAAAGTGCTAAATACTTATTAGGATTAGAACCAGAATACCGTTTAGAAGGAAAATTAATTACTGAGGCGATCGCCATTAAAGAAGGTGACTTTAGTAAATGGTATCAAGATGCTTTACAAGGAAATGATATCAAAATTACTCAGCAATATTACCCTGATCGGACACTGGTGAGTGATGGAGTAGAACTGCACAGCATTAATTTGTCCATCAACACCATTGCTGATGCGAGCGATTTACAGCAAGTCCGGGGAGCGCTGGTAGTCATGGAAGATATCAGCGATGAAAAACGCCTCAAGAGTACGATGTACCGCTATATGACTCAGGAATTAGCGGAAGAATTGCTGAAATTGGATGATGCTAAATTAGGAGGCGATCGCAAAGAAGTTACCATTTTATTTTCCGATATTCGCGGTTACACCACCTTAACAGAAAATTTAGAAGCTGAAGAAGTCGTGAGTATGCTCAACGACTATTTTGAATCAATGGTTGAAGCGGTATTTAAACATAAAGGCACACTCGATAAATATATCGGCGATGCAATTATGGCTGTCTTTGGTTCCCCTCTACCTTTAGAAAACCACGCCTGGATGGCGGTGCAAACATCAGTAGAAATGCGCCATCGCTTGATTGAATTTAATCACCGTCGCCACGCTGCTGGTCAGCCAAGAATTAAGATCGGCATTGGCATCAATTCTGATACTGTGATCAGTGGTAATATCGGCTCTAGTAAGCGGATGGAATTTACAGCAATTGGTGATGGCGTTAACCTTGGTTCCCGATTAGAAAGCATTAGTAAACAGTACGGTTGTGACATCATTCTCAGTGATAATACCTTCAAACCTTGCCAAGACCAAATTTGGGCTAGAGAATTAGACTACATTCGCGTCAAAGGTAGAAATGAGCCGGTCGCTATTTACGAATTAGTGGGTTTGCGTACCGATACCGTTAATAGCGAAAAATTACAAGTAATTGAGTATTATCAGAAAGGACGAGAGTATTACCTCAATCGCCAATTTAGCTATGCAAGAGCTGAGTTTGCCAAAGTTTTAGGAGTTGACAACCAAGATAAAGCTGCTATGTTGCATCTCCTCCGTTGTCAACACTGGTTACAATCACCACCCACAGATTTTGAATGGGATGAGGGAGTTTGGACTTTCCAAGAGAAATAG
- a CDS encoding DUF4149 domain-containing protein, translated as MNAISTVEFKRLNWQTAIMFALGFWLSASLVLDWVIMPSLYLSGMMSQTDFTTAGYVIFWNFNRMELLSAAVVLTGVLAVSKTTSRWNAKVILFALMLLAITLLNTFFLTPQMCAVGTHLNLFETASTIPAQMNLLHSSYFVLEAVKILAAGTLLSWCWREQV; from the coding sequence ATGAATGCTATTTCTACAGTTGAATTCAAGCGGCTAAATTGGCAAACAGCGATCATGTTTGCCTTGGGGTTTTGGTTGAGTGCTAGCCTGGTTTTAGACTGGGTAATTATGCCTAGTCTTTATCTTTCTGGCATGATGAGTCAAACAGATTTTACTACAGCAGGCTATGTGATTTTTTGGAATTTTAATCGCATGGAATTGTTATCTGCGGCTGTAGTATTGACTGGTGTACTGGCTGTGAGCAAAACTACATCTCGTTGGAATGCTAAAGTTATTCTTTTTGCACTAATGCTGCTTGCTATTACTCTGCTGAATACCTTTTTCCTGACTCCGCAAATGTGCGCTGTGGGAACTCATCTGAATTTATTTGAAACAGCATCTACAATTCCGGCGCAGATGAATTTATTACACAGTAGTTATTTTGTACTAGAAGCAGTCAAAATATTGGCAGCCGGAACGCTTTTAAGCTGGTGCTGGCGAGAACAAGTTTAG
- a CDS encoding TMEM165/GDT1 family protein: MDWHLLGLSFITVFLSELGDKSQLAAIALSGRSQSRKAVFFGTAGALLLTSLLGALAGGAVAELLPTRLLKAIAAVGFAILAARLLLFNNEASPDTE, from the coding sequence ATGGACTGGCATCTTTTAGGACTCAGCTTTATTACAGTTTTTCTCTCAGAATTAGGTGATAAAAGCCAATTAGCAGCGATCGCACTTTCCGGACGTTCTCAATCTCGGAAAGCAGTATTCTTCGGTACTGCTGGCGCATTATTGCTCACCAGCCTTTTGGGAGCATTAGCCGGGGGTGCGGTAGCTGAATTATTACCTACGCGTTTATTAAAAGCGATCGCGGCTGTCGGGTTTGCTATCCTGGCTGCACGTTTGCTATTGTTTAACAATGAAGCATCACCCGATACTGAATAA
- a CDS encoding TMEM165/GDT1 family protein yields the protein MNLDSVPVTFSVTSETENQPEIKDCNESNLTTAIVEPLQPIVTDSQKKQESVAAIFATTFITIFLAEIGDKTQLSTLLMSAESHAPWVVFIGSGAALITTSLLGVLLGGWMANRLSPKTVEKSAGMMLLFISLMLFWDVIRNA from the coding sequence GTGAATCTTGACTCTGTACCTGTAACTTTTTCTGTCACATCTGAGACTGAAAACCAACCAGAAATCAAAGACTGCAACGAATCGAACTTAACGACTGCAATCGTTGAGCCACTTCAGCCTATAGTTACCGATAGTCAAAAAAAGCAGGAATCAGTAGCGGCAATTTTCGCTACCACTTTCATTACCATATTTCTCGCAGAAATTGGCGATAAAACTCAACTATCCACCTTACTAATGAGTGCAGAATCTCATGCTCCGTGGGTAGTGTTTATCGGGTCTGGGGCGGCGCTGATTACAACCAGCTTATTAGGAGTGCTTTTAGGTGGTTGGATGGCTAATCGCCTCAGTCCCAAAACCGTAGAAAAATCAGCAGGAATGATGTTATTATTCATTTCGCTGATGCTGTTCTGGGACGTAATTCGTAATGCGTAA